A genomic stretch from Lusitaniella coriacea LEGE 07157 includes:
- a CDS encoding sterol desaturase family protein, which produces MNIDFTRFNEFIETFDILELIELVFLIAIIVEAAWDIFTGRRKKGETFANFGIALANHLLDRTLYGLVFVLGLFVVENFISWRIPLTWWSWVLALILADITYYWMHRWEHEIRIFWSYHSVHHSSPEYNLTTSIRLAWIEGLIEWIFFVPMILMGFDVVQTLIALAVVLIYQTWIHTERIGKLGWMDCIFNTPSVHRVHHGTSRMCIDKNYGGILIIWDRLFGTYQAENEKITYGLTKQVGSVNPIIINFYELWQITKDVLRSKRFSHALGYIFGKPGWQPNGGTKKY; this is translated from the coding sequence ATGAATATTGATTTCACTCGTTTCAATGAATTTATAGAGACATTCGACATTCTCGAACTGATTGAGCTTGTCTTTCTCATTGCCATTATCGTTGAAGCTGCGTGGGATATTTTTACGGGTCGAAGAAAAAAAGGGGAGACGTTCGCCAATTTTGGCATTGCCCTTGCTAATCACCTATTAGACCGTACTCTTTATGGACTAGTCTTTGTTCTTGGTCTATTTGTCGTCGAAAATTTTATTTCCTGGAGAATTCCCTTGACCTGGTGGAGTTGGGTACTCGCTCTCATTCTGGCAGACATCACCTATTATTGGATGCACCGATGGGAACATGAAATACGCATCTTCTGGTCGTATCACAGCGTTCACCACTCATCACCTGAGTACAATCTCACCACATCAATTCGGCTAGCATGGATCGAAGGGCTAATCGAGTGGATATTTTTCGTTCCCATGATTTTAATGGGCTTTGATGTTGTTCAGACACTCATTGCCTTGGCTGTGGTTCTTATTTATCAAACCTGGATTCACACGGAGAGAATTGGAAAGCTTGGATGGATGGATTGCATCTTCAATACACCATCAGTCCATCGCGTTCATCACGGGACAAGTCGAATGTGCATCGACAAGAACTATGGCGGAATTCTCATCATCTGGGATCGCCTATTCGGTACCTACCAAGCTGAGAACGAAAAAATTACGTACGGTCTTACTAAACAGGTTGGATCGGTCAATCCAATTATCATAAACTTCTATGAGTTGTGGCAGATTACCAAGGATGTTTTGCGCAGTAAGCGATTCTCCCATGCCCTTGGTTACATTTTTGGTAAACCGGGTTGGCAACCCAATGGTGGCACAAAAAAATATTAA
- a CDS encoding DMT family transporter, with the protein MSLKIAKFPAILSPFLLIAPFFFWGTAMVAMKGAIPQTTPLFMAGVRLVPAGALVLGAAALWKLPQPKGKKAWLWIGIFALLDGLMFQGFLAEGLVRTGAGLGSVMIDSQPIAIALLSSFLFGEVIGVWGALGLIVGVAGISLIGLPDEWIVTTLQGSIGNIAFSWQNLFNNGQWLMLLAALSMATGTVSIRYVSRYADPVVATGWHMILGGIPLWMASYFWESNQWANLDFNGWMALAYATLFGSAIAYGIFFYIASSSNLTSFTALTFLTPIFALLFGNLLLSEVLTKIQWIGVILTLVSIYLINQREQIGTFWKELTTSGESVKSRQSDVPQSLKSMSEGKP; encoded by the coding sequence ATGTCTTTAAAAATCGCAAAATTCCCCGCAATTCTCTCCCCCTTTCTGTTAATTGCTCCCTTTTTTTTCTGGGGAACGGCGATGGTGGCGATGAAAGGAGCAATCCCCCAAACCACCCCTTTGTTCATGGCTGGCGTGCGCTTGGTTCCGGCAGGGGCATTGGTTTTAGGTGCCGCTGCTCTTTGGAAATTGCCTCAACCGAAGGGGAAGAAAGCGTGGTTGTGGATTGGGATATTTGCCCTGTTAGATGGGTTAATGTTCCAAGGTTTTTTGGCGGAAGGATTGGTGAGAACGGGGGCGGGATTGGGTTCGGTGATGATCGATTCCCAACCGATCGCGATCGCGCTATTGTCGAGTTTTCTATTTGGCGAAGTCATTGGGGTTTGGGGTGCGTTGGGCTTAATTGTTGGGGTTGCGGGGATTAGCTTAATTGGTTTGCCCGACGAGTGGATTGTTACAACGTTGCAAGGTTCGATCGGAAACATTGCATTCAGTTGGCAGAATTTATTCAATAACGGACAATGGCTAATGTTGTTAGCTGCCCTATCAATGGCAACAGGAACCGTGAGTATTCGCTATGTCTCTCGCTACGCCGATCCCGTGGTTGCGACGGGATGGCACATGATTTTGGGAGGAATTCCGTTGTGGATGGCATCTTATTTTTGGGAGTCTAACCAATGGGCAAATCTGGATTTTAATGGCTGGATGGCACTCGCCTATGCCACGCTCTTTGGCAGCGCGATCGCCTACGGCATTTTCTTTTACATTGCTTCTAGCAGCAATCTCACCAGTTTTACCGCCCTGACCTTTCTCACCCCCATATTCGCCCTTTTATTCGGCAATCTCCTGCTCTCGGAAGTTCTGACAAAGATTCAGTGGATTGGTGTTATCTTGACCTTAGTTAGCATCTATTTGATTAACCAACGAGAACAAATAGGGACGTTCTGGAAAGAACTCACCACA
- a CDS encoding TetR/AcrR family transcriptional regulator, with product MPKIVDSEQYRKEILYKCFDLFAEKGYANVTTRQLSKELGISTGAMYHYFPSKQALFEQLVEEVSMQEFQLFKTAARGHPLSERIQALEMLLIENEDHFIKQAAIWVDFYQHHEIAEINENPVFQKIDRRSQQEISEFLNLTDLKLARFIWTLINGILIEQLEDDGSFSFREQIHLLTQMLIAYFEKYSPD from the coding sequence ATGCCCAAGATAGTTGACTCTGAACAGTACCGAAAAGAAATCCTGTACAAATGTTTCGATTTGTTCGCAGAGAAAGGGTATGCCAATGTCACAACCAGACAGCTATCTAAAGAACTGGGCATTTCAACAGGGGCGATGTATCACTATTTTCCTAGCAAGCAAGCGTTGTTTGAACAACTTGTGGAGGAAGTTAGTATGCAGGAGTTTCAACTATTCAAAACGGCTGCCCGTGGACATCCGCTTTCGGAGCGAATTCAAGCGCTGGAAATGCTTTTAATTGAGAATGAGGATCACTTTATTAAACAAGCCGCGATTTGGGTAGATTTCTATCAACATCACGAGATAGCCGAAATCAATGAAAATCCTGTCTTTCAAAAGATCGATCGAAGAAGCCAGCAAGAGATTTCAGAGTTTTTAAACCTCACCGATCTGAAGTTAGCCCGATTTATTTGGACACTCATCAATGGCATTTTGATTGAGCAATTGGAAGATGATGGCAGCTTTTCATTTAGAGAACAAATTCATTTGCTAACTCAGATGCTGATTGCCTACTTTGAGAAATATTCTCCTGACTAG